A genomic stretch from Candidatus Methylomirabilota bacterium includes:
- a CDS encoding carboxyl transferase domain-containing protein, which yields MDWKSEMDELRRREELAGELGGPERVRRQHDGGRLTIRERIDKLVDAGTFHELGKIAGRATYDERNELTAFTPSNFVFGRASVDGRPVVVGGDDFTVRGGSADATIKGKHNMCERMAHDLRLPLIRLVEGSGGGGSVKTIETTGRANVPAVDGWEWVVANMGTVPRVALGLGSVAGLGAAHLAAAHYSLMIKDKSALFVAGPPVVARLGQKLTKNELGGWEIQLRAGAVDDAVDTEEEAFARARRFLSYLPSSIDDLPPRGPRGDDPARREPWLFEAIPHDVRKPYKMRAIVDAVVDKGSFFEVAPLYGGAIVTGYARLDGWPVALMASDPFFYGGAWTADTCQKVERFVDIAQTFHLPIVYLVDCPGFLIGKDAEQTGTIKQGVRAMSAIWQTTTPWCAVIVRNVFGVAGAAHRNGSRYCTRYAWPSGRWGSLPLEGGIEAAYRADLAAAADPKAKLAEIEERLTKLRSPFRSAETFWIEEIIDPRDTRPLLCEFANLTAPLRKPGPSVHHIRP from the coding sequence ATGGACTGGAAATCGGAGATGGACGAGCTGAGGCGCCGCGAGGAGCTCGCCGGGGAGCTCGGCGGCCCCGAGCGCGTCCGGCGTCAGCACGACGGCGGACGCCTGACGATCCGCGAGCGCATCGACAAGCTCGTGGACGCCGGCACCTTCCACGAGCTCGGCAAGATCGCGGGCCGGGCGACCTACGACGAGCGCAACGAGCTCACGGCCTTCACGCCGTCCAACTTCGTCTTCGGTCGCGCGAGCGTGGACGGGCGCCCCGTCGTCGTCGGCGGCGACGACTTCACGGTCCGGGGCGGCTCCGCCGACGCGACGATCAAGGGCAAGCACAACATGTGCGAGCGGATGGCCCACGACCTTCGCCTGCCGCTGATCCGCCTCGTCGAGGGCTCGGGCGGCGGCGGCTCGGTCAAGACGATCGAGACCACCGGGCGCGCGAACGTGCCGGCCGTGGACGGCTGGGAGTGGGTCGTCGCCAACATGGGCACGGTCCCGCGCGTCGCGCTCGGCCTCGGCTCGGTGGCCGGGCTCGGCGCGGCGCACCTCGCCGCGGCGCACTACTCGCTCATGATCAAGGACAAGTCGGCGCTCTTCGTCGCCGGCCCGCCGGTCGTCGCGCGCCTGGGCCAGAAGCTCACGAAGAACGAGCTCGGCGGCTGGGAGATCCAGCTCCGGGCCGGCGCGGTGGACGACGCGGTGGACACCGAGGAGGAGGCCTTCGCCCGCGCCCGGCGCTTCCTCTCCTACCTGCCGTCGTCCATCGACGACCTGCCGCCGCGCGGCCCCCGCGGCGACGATCCGGCGCGCCGCGAGCCCTGGCTCTTCGAGGCGATCCCGCACGACGTGCGGAAGCCCTACAAGATGCGCGCGATCGTCGACGCGGTCGTGGACAAGGGCTCGTTCTTCGAGGTCGCCCCGCTCTACGGCGGCGCGATCGTCACAGGCTATGCGCGCCTCGACGGCTGGCCGGTGGCGCTGATGGCGAGCGATCCCTTCTTCTACGGCGGCGCGTGGACGGCGGACACCTGTCAGAAGGTCGAGCGTTTCGTGGACATCGCGCAGACCTTCCACCTTCCCATCGTCTACCTGGTCGACTGCCCCGGCTTTCTCATCGGCAAGGACGCCGAGCAGACCGGCACGATCAAGCAGGGCGTCCGCGCGATGTCGGCGATCTGGCAGACGACGACGCCCTGGTGCGCGGTGATCGTCCGGAACGTCTTCGGCGTCGCCGGCGCCGCGCACCGGAACGGCAGCCGCTACTGCACGCGCTATGCGTGGCCCTCCGGGCGCTGGGGCTCGCTCCCGCTCGAAGGTGGGATCGAGGCGGCCTACCGCGCTGATCTCGCCGCCGCCGCGGACCCGAAGGCGAAGCTCGCCGAGATCGAGGAGCGCCTGACCAAGCTGCGCTCGCCCTTCCGCTCGGCCGAGACGTTCTGGATCGAGGAGATCATCGATCCCCGCGACACGCGGCCGCTCCTCTGCGAGTTCGCGAACCTGACCGCGCCGCTGCGGAAGCCCGGCCCGTCGGTCCACCACATCCGCCCGTAG
- a CDS encoding amidohydrolase family protein — protein MDYRIISADDHIDLQWLPKDLWQKRVPAEWRERAPKVVDTADGPAWVCGNERWDSWGGRRGAAGAQGGRRTALERGGVLEPGVLRPTTTALRLADMDRDGIDATVMYGPIVPLLVPDPELRRVCYRAYNDWLAEFCATAPARLVGAGLVPIDDAKTAADEVRHLRSIGLKTGMFLAARVEVPLWDEAWEPLWEAAAETGVPLGFHLGGGLRTVAASGPKATQAGNMGVRVACSTLQMDEPLAGVIFSGALERHRGLKIVLAETGIGWLPYMLERLDDTYRKFVDAPEYWRAHGGLPLTMPPSAYCRRQVWATFQTDHAGLRMIDLIGADRTMWASDYPHADSTWPESRKAIEENFAGVVEATRRRILCDNARELYGL, from the coding sequence ATGGACTACCGCATCATTTCGGCGGACGACCACATCGACCTGCAGTGGCTGCCGAAGGACCTCTGGCAGAAGCGGGTTCCGGCCGAGTGGCGGGAGCGTGCGCCGAAGGTCGTGGACACGGCGGACGGGCCCGCCTGGGTCTGCGGGAACGAGCGCTGGGACTCCTGGGGCGGCCGCAGGGGCGCGGCCGGCGCGCAGGGCGGCCGGCGCACGGCGCTCGAGCGCGGCGGCGTCCTCGAGCCCGGCGTGCTGCGGCCGACGACGACGGCGCTCCGGCTCGCCGACATGGACCGCGACGGCATCGACGCGACCGTGATGTACGGCCCGATCGTCCCGCTGCTGGTTCCGGACCCCGAGCTGCGGCGTGTCTGCTACCGCGCCTACAACGACTGGCTGGCCGAGTTCTGCGCGACGGCGCCCGCGCGCCTCGTCGGCGCGGGCCTGGTCCCGATCGACGACGCGAAGACCGCGGCCGACGAGGTGCGCCACCTGCGGTCCATCGGCCTCAAGACCGGCATGTTCCTCGCCGCGCGCGTCGAGGTGCCCCTGTGGGACGAGGCGTGGGAGCCCTTGTGGGAGGCGGCGGCCGAGACCGGGGTGCCGCTCGGGTTCCATCTCGGGGGCGGCCTCCGGACCGTCGCCGCGAGTGGCCCGAAGGCGACTCAGGCTGGCAACATGGGCGTCCGCGTCGCGTGCTCGACCCTCCAGATGGACGAGCCGCTCGCCGGGGTGATCTTCTCCGGCGCCCTCGAGCGCCACCGCGGGCTCAAGATCGTGCTCGCCGAGACCGGCATCGGCTGGCTGCCCTACATGCTCGAGCGCCTGGACGACACGTACCGGAAGTTCGTCGATGCGCCCGAGTACTGGCGAGCCCACGGCGGGCTCCCGCTGACGATGCCGCCGAGCGCCTACTGCCGGCGGCAGGTGTGGGCCACGTTCCAGACGGACCACGCCGGGCTCAGGATGATCGACCTGATCGGCGCCGACCGGACCATGTGGGCGTCCGACTACCCGCACGCCGACAGCACTTGGCCGGAGTCGCGGAAAGCGATCGAGGAGAACTTCGCCGGCGTCGTGGAGGCGACGCGCCGCCGGATCCTCTGCGACAACGCGCGGGAGCTCTACGGGCTCTGA
- a CDS encoding DinB family protein yields MQAEIETYARELRFILDQIVVALDGLTVAQLNWRPATGAANSAWAIASHVVGSTRVYALGFGCGHEVTRDRAGEFAAAGSDAAEVVAAIRRFAAELDAALAGLAPAALERRIRPSQELWGTGVPRELSGREALVESIRHAALHLGELRLTRDLALQQTQG; encoded by the coding sequence ATGCAGGCCGAGATCGAGACGTACGCGCGAGAGCTGCGCTTCATCCTCGACCAGATCGTCGTCGCCCTCGACGGGCTGACCGTCGCCCAGCTCAACTGGCGACCGGCCACCGGCGCCGCCAACAGCGCCTGGGCGATCGCGAGCCACGTGGTCGGGAGCACGCGCGTCTACGCGCTCGGCTTCGGCTGCGGCCACGAGGTGACGCGGGACCGCGCGGGCGAGTTCGCCGCCGCGGGGAGCGACGCGGCCGAGGTCGTCGCCGCGATCCGGAGATTCGCGGCGGAGCTCGACGCCGCGCTCGCCGGCCTGGCGCCGGCGGCGCTCGAGCGCCGCATCCGTCCGTCGCAGGAGCTGTGGGGCACGGGCGTGCCGCGCGAGCTCTCGGGCCGCGAGGCGCTCGTCGAGAGCATCCGGCACGCGGCGCTCCACCTGGGCGAATTGCGGCTCACACGTGACCTGGCGCTCCAGCAAACGCAGGGATGA